The bacterium region TCTAAACCCCATAACTGGAAGCATTAGTTTTATTTGCTTCAAAAAATACTCCATGTCTGAAATATCTGCTTCATGTAAGGTCGGTAAACTTGGAGAATTTCCATTCTCAATTTCTGCTGTTTTAGCGTCTATTGCGAGTTGTATCAATCTTGATTCAAGGAACTTGATCTGAGTTTTTGTAAGGAGTTCGTCTTTACTAATAAAAATTATTACTTCTTTAAAGTCTTTATTTGGGTCGCTTAAATGTTGTTTAAGTCTGGATTTAATATTCTCTGCTTCTCCAATGTATATTTTCTCTGCAAAGGCTTCATCAGTGGGATCTCCTTTTAAACAATAAATTCCAGGATTATTAAACTCAGGTCTATTGATTATTTTGTTAAGAGATGATCTTGGGCTATAAATTGCTTTTCCAACCCAGTTTCCAATTTCACTGAGTCTTGGTCCGTACTCAGTTCCATCAATCATATAAACTGTTAGTTTTTTTCCCATTCTTGTTCTCTTTTCTCTATTTTTTAATTTCCCCTCGCACCCCCGCTCCGCGCGGGCGCGTTATTTATCGACGCTCTGCATCGATTACATTTAAATTTAGCTCGTCATTCGCCCGCTGT contains the following coding sequences:
- a CDS encoding GIY-YIG nuclease family protein, translated to MGKKLTVYMIDGTEYGPRLSEIGNWVGKAIYSPRSSLNKIINRPEFNNPGIYCLKGDPTDEAFAEKIYIGEAENIKSRLKQHLSDPNKDFKEVIIFISKDELLTKTQIKFLESRLIQLAIDAKTAEIENGNSPSLPTLHEADISDMEYFLKQIKLMLPVMGFRFLISSTLKPELVEQKESGTKTKIIFEIKTKSFKANMFESDQGYIVTKGSEAKRSLSKSTTETYRNLRRKLIETKILIDKGDKLEFTEDAIFNSPSAASNMVLGRNSNGFTEWITEKGKSFKDIQDLLNK